Proteins from a single region of Halorubrum sp. 2020YC2:
- a CDS encoding fumarylacetoacetate hydrolase family protein: MRLARLITPDGPVAGRYDDGAVVTDDGRYEVGRDGRLLPPCDPSALYCVGRNYAETLDQMDYERPEEPDFFVKPPTSLLAHGEAIRYPEWTDELTYAGELVAVIDERCRDLAPADVPDVVRGYTVMNDVDALDQQGRTARKAFDGSAPLGPWIETDVDPTGLDIETTVGGETRQDANTELMLFGPHEVVSYLSKRFTFESGDCVAFGSPANPGLVEPGERVEITYQGVGTLSNRVVAPDAA, from the coding sequence ATGCGACTCGCTCGACTGATCACGCCGGACGGTCCCGTCGCCGGGCGCTACGACGACGGCGCGGTCGTCACCGACGACGGCCGCTACGAGGTCGGCCGCGACGGGCGGCTGCTCCCGCCGTGTGACCCCAGCGCGCTGTACTGCGTCGGCCGGAACTACGCCGAGACGCTCGACCAGATGGACTACGAGCGGCCCGAGGAGCCGGACTTCTTCGTCAAGCCGCCGACGAGCCTGCTCGCGCACGGCGAGGCGATTCGGTATCCGGAGTGGACCGACGAACTGACCTACGCCGGCGAACTGGTCGCGGTGATCGACGAGCGCTGTCGCGACCTCGCGCCCGCGGACGTGCCCGACGTCGTGCGCGGCTACACGGTCATGAACGACGTCGACGCGCTCGACCAGCAGGGCCGGACCGCGCGCAAGGCGTTCGACGGGTCGGCGCCGCTCGGCCCGTGGATCGAGACCGACGTGGACCCGACGGGACTCGACATCGAGACGACGGTCGGCGGCGAGACGCGGCAGGACGCCAACACCGAACTGATGCTGTTCGGCCCGCACGAGGTAGTTTCGTACCTCTCGAAGCGGTTCACGTTCGAGTCGGGCGACTGTGTCGCCTTCGGCAGCCCCGCGAACCCCGGACTCGTCGAGCCGGGCGAGCGCGTCGAGATCACTTACCAGGGGGTCGGCACGCTCTCGAACCGGGTGGTCGCGCCGGACGCTGCGTGA